A single Comamonas sp. NLF-1-9 DNA region contains:
- the mtgA gene encoding monofunctional biosynthetic peptidoglycan transglycosylase, translating into MRALARWLALVLAGLLALQLFFVLRIALMARLNPESTSFQRSALWQQLQAPGRLRWQQQWVAYAQISEQLKRAVLASEDDAFVQHDGVQWSAIEKAWERNALARERAERARARRPGQTAPAPKVRGGSTITQQLAKNLLLSGERTLVRKAQELVLTFALERLLSKRRILEIYLNSVEWGEGIYGAEAAARHYYRKSAAELNAAEAARLAVMLPAPRRFEKTPHSAYLAGRTRTILARMGAAQLP; encoded by the coding sequence ATGAGGGCGCTGGCGCGCTGGCTCGCGCTGGTGCTCGCAGGCCTGCTGGCGCTGCAGTTGTTCTTCGTGCTGCGCATCGCGCTGATGGCGCGCCTCAACCCCGAATCGACGAGCTTTCAGCGCAGCGCCCTGTGGCAGCAACTGCAGGCGCCCGGGCGGCTGCGCTGGCAGCAGCAATGGGTGGCGTATGCGCAGATCTCCGAGCAGCTCAAGCGCGCGGTACTGGCCTCGGAGGACGACGCCTTCGTGCAGCACGACGGCGTGCAATGGAGCGCAATCGAAAAAGCCTGGGAGCGCAACGCGCTTGCGCGCGAACGCGCCGAGCGCGCGCGGGCGCGCCGCCCGGGCCAGACGGCGCCAGCGCCGAAAGTGCGCGGCGGCTCCACCATCACCCAGCAACTGGCCAAGAACCTGCTGCTGTCGGGCGAGCGCACGCTGGTGCGCAAGGCGCAGGAGCTGGTGCTCACCTTTGCGCTAGAGCGGCTGCTGAGCAAACGGCGCATCCTGGAGATCTATCTGAACAGCGTCGAATGGGGCGAAGGCATCTACGGCGCCGAAGCCGCCGCGCGCCACTACTACCGCAAGAGCGCGGCCGAGCTCAACGCAGCCGAGGCCGCGCGCCTGGCGGTGATGCTGCCCGCGCCGCGGCGCTTCGAGAAGACGCCGCACTCGGCCTACCTCGCCGGGCGCACGCGCACCATCCTCGCGCGCATGGGCGCGGCCCAATTGCCCTAA
- the pbpC gene encoding penicillin-binding protein 1C, with the protein MKALRWRFLALALALALAAGWAGARTLPDFAAVRAQYRSSETLVLSREGEVLERLRTDPTVRRGAWQPLDEVSAALRHALVVSEDKRFYEHSGVDWAAVSAAAWANLLNRRTRGASTITMQLAGLLDTELGRPEGGRSLLTKAQQALAARELEQHWRKDQILEAYLNLVPLRGELVGIDALSRTHFGKAPHGLDARESALVAALVRAPNASASAVARRACGVLRAMQPEADCVALGFFVSAALQRRAFKPAAGVAPHFARQWLASQPAPGERTPLNARLQRHAQQSLRRHLRELAGRNVQDGALVVLDNASGEVLAWVGSSGGLSEAPEVDGVLALRQPGSTLKPFLYAQAIAERRLTAASLIHDAPTQIPTAGGLYIPQNYDRQFKGWVTVRTALASSLNVPAVRTLVMVTPDAFFRQLRAFGLPLRESGGYYGYSLALGASEVALLHLTNAYRALANGGRYTPASLRLGQTQAAPVQAVPEGAAFIVGDMLSDVQARVPTFGLDSVQGTRFWSAVKTGTSKDMRDNWAVGWSERYTVGVWVGNASGAAMHDVSGVSGAAPIWADLMRWLHRHEASRAPQAPAGLVRQPVRFVAASAEAAREEWFIDGTQQAVFAIKSGAEGADLASVNTRFDANSSRAAAQPRARILEPADGTILALDPDIPPAHQRLWLQAAGGQALAWRIDGQRVGSGERLAWLPWPGRHKVELLGKGGEVLDSIALEVRGAVLRAPAPAQRIDAALTQGRSQP; encoded by the coding sequence ATGAAGGCGCTGCGCTGGCGCTTTCTTGCGCTGGCACTGGCTCTGGCGCTGGCGGCGGGCTGGGCAGGCGCGCGCACGCTGCCGGACTTTGCCGCGGTGCGCGCGCAGTACCGCTCTTCTGAAACCCTGGTGCTCTCGCGCGAGGGCGAGGTGCTCGAGCGCCTGCGCACCGACCCTACGGTGCGCCGCGGCGCCTGGCAGCCGCTCGATGAAGTGTCGGCCGCGCTGCGCCACGCGCTGGTGGTGAGCGAGGACAAGCGCTTTTACGAGCACAGCGGCGTGGACTGGGCTGCGGTCTCGGCCGCCGCCTGGGCCAATCTGCTCAACCGGCGCACGCGCGGCGCAAGCACCATCACCATGCAGCTCGCCGGCCTGCTCGACACCGAGCTCGGTCGCCCCGAAGGCGGGCGCAGCCTGCTCACCAAGGCGCAGCAGGCGCTGGCCGCGCGCGAGCTCGAGCAGCACTGGCGCAAGGACCAGATCCTGGAGGCCTACCTCAACCTGGTGCCGCTGCGCGGCGAGCTGGTGGGCATCGACGCGCTCAGCCGCACGCATTTCGGCAAGGCGCCCCACGGGCTGGACGCGCGCGAGAGCGCGCTGGTCGCCGCCCTGGTGCGCGCGCCCAACGCGAGCGCGAGCGCGGTGGCGCGCCGCGCCTGCGGCGTGCTGCGCGCGATGCAGCCCGAGGCCGACTGCGTGGCGCTGGGCTTCTTCGTCTCCGCCGCGCTGCAGCGGCGCGCCTTCAAGCCTGCGGCGGGCGTGGCGCCGCACTTTGCGCGCCAGTGGCTCGCAAGCCAGCCGGCGCCGGGTGAGCGCACGCCGCTGAACGCGCGCCTGCAACGCCATGCGCAGCAAAGCCTCAGGCGCCATCTGCGCGAACTGGCGGGGCGCAATGTGCAAGACGGCGCGCTCGTCGTGCTGGACAACGCCAGCGGCGAGGTGCTCGCCTGGGTCGGCTCCTCGGGCGGCCTGAGCGAGGCCCCCGAGGTGGACGGGGTGCTCGCGCTGCGCCAGCCCGGCTCCACGCTCAAGCCTTTTTTGTATGCGCAGGCGATTGCCGAGCGCCGCCTCACCGCCGCATCGCTCATCCACGACGCGCCCACGCAGATACCGACCGCGGGCGGCCTGTACATCCCGCAGAACTACGACCGCCAGTTCAAGGGCTGGGTGACGGTGCGCACCGCGCTCGCCTCCTCGCTCAACGTGCCGGCGGTACGCACCCTGGTGATGGTCACGCCCGATGCGTTTTTCCGCCAGTTGCGCGCCTTCGGCCTGCCGCTGCGGGAGTCGGGCGGCTACTACGGCTACAGCCTGGCGCTGGGCGCGAGCGAGGTGGCGCTGCTGCACCTGACCAATGCCTACCGGGCGCTGGCCAACGGCGGGCGCTACACGCCGGCGTCGCTGCGCCTGGGGCAGACGCAGGCAGCGCCGGTGCAGGCCGTGCCGGAGGGCGCTGCCTTCATCGTCGGCGACATGCTCTCGGACGTGCAGGCGCGCGTGCCTACCTTCGGGCTCGACAGCGTGCAGGGCACGCGCTTCTGGAGCGCGGTGAAGACCGGCACCAGCAAGGACATGCGCGACAACTGGGCCGTGGGCTGGTCCGAGCGCTACACCGTCGGCGTGTGGGTGGGCAATGCCTCGGGCGCCGCCATGCACGATGTGAGCGGCGTGAGCGGCGCCGCCCCGATCTGGGCCGACCTGATGCGCTGGCTGCACCGCCACGAGGCGAGCCGCGCGCCCCAGGCCCCCGCGGGACTGGTGCGCCAGCCGGTGCGTTTTGTCGCCGCCAGCGCCGAGGCAGCGCGCGAGGAGTGGTTCATCGACGGCACGCAGCAGGCGGTGTTTGCCATCAAATCAGGAGCTGAAGGCGCAGACCTGGCAAGCGTAAACACCCGATTTGATGCAAATTCTTCCCGCGCCGCAGCCCAGCCCCGGGCGCGCATCCTCGAGCCGGCCGACGGCACCATCCTAGCGCTGGACCCCGACATTCCCCCCGCCCACCAGCGCCTGTGGCTGCAGGCGGCAGGCGGCCAGGCCCTCGCCTGGCGCATAGACGGGCAGCGCGTGGGCAGCGGCGAGCGCCTGGCCTGGCTGCCCTGGCCCGGGCGGCACAAGGTAGAGCTGCTGGGCAAGGGCGGCGAGGTGCTCGACAGCATCGCCCTGGAGGTGCGCGGCGCCGTCCTGCGCGCGCCCGCGCCCGCCCAGCGCATCGACGCTGCCCTGACCCAGGGCCGCAGCCAGCCATGA
- a CDS encoding AMP-binding protein, producing the protein MNIARLLLRGAQVFAQRPALLLGARVLHDYRSLAQRVAALAGHLRTRAGVQPGDRVVLYSANAPAYLEAQQAIHWCGAVMVPVNYKLHARELAHVLADSGARLVCTSAELQEAALQAGAAPRRLLVLGDPAWERAAGGPALALHQAAPEDLAWLFYTSGTTGRPKGVMLSQRNLLAMTMAYFTDVDQVAPEDAMVYAAPMSHGAGLYQYAHMLRGARHVAPESGGFNPAELADLAASVGHLSLFAAPTMVHRLVAHLQRSGRGGEGFKTIVYGGGPMYVEDLRQALAVMGQKFVQIYGQGESPMTITALAREHLADVSHPRWAQRIASVGVAHSCVQLRVADGEDRDLPTGELGEVLVRGDTVMAGYWNNPEATRQTLGGGWLHTGDIGSLDEDGFLTLRDRSKDVIISGGSNIYPREVEEVLLLHPRVAEVAVVGERDADWGEIVVAFLVAEGEPVPDAELDALCLAHIARFKRPRHYRWLPSLPKNAYGKVLKSELRARTW; encoded by the coding sequence ATGAACATTGCCCGCCTGCTGCTGCGCGGCGCCCAGGTGTTCGCACAGCGCCCGGCGCTGCTGCTCGGCGCGCGCGTGCTGCACGACTACCGCAGCCTGGCGCAGCGGGTGGCGGCGCTGGCCGGCCACTTGCGCACGCGCGCGGGCGTTCAGCCCGGCGACCGGGTGGTCTTGTACAGCGCCAACGCCCCGGCCTATCTGGAGGCGCAGCAGGCCATCCACTGGTGCGGAGCGGTCATGGTGCCGGTCAACTACAAGCTGCACGCGCGCGAGCTGGCGCACGTGCTGGCAGACAGCGGCGCGCGCCTGGTCTGCACTTCGGCCGAGCTGCAAGAGGCGGCGCTGCAAGCGGGCGCCGCGCCCAGGCGCCTGCTGGTATTGGGCGACCCCGCCTGGGAGCGGGCGGCCGGCGGCCCGGCGCTGGCGCTGCACCAGGCCGCGCCCGAAGACCTGGCCTGGCTGTTCTACACCTCCGGCACCACCGGCCGGCCTAAGGGCGTGATGCTGAGCCAGCGCAACCTGCTGGCCATGACCATGGCCTATTTCACCGACGTGGATCAGGTGGCGCCCGAGGACGCCATGGTCTACGCCGCACCCATGTCGCACGGCGCGGGCCTGTACCAGTACGCCCACATGCTGCGCGGCGCACGCCATGTGGCGCCCGAGTCGGGCGGCTTCAACCCGGCGGAGCTCGCCGATCTGGCCGCCAGCGTGGGCCATCTGTCGCTGTTTGCCGCGCCCACCATGGTGCACCGCCTGGTCGCTCATCTGCAGCGCAGCGGGCGCGGCGGCGAAGGCTTCAAGACCATCGTCTATGGCGGCGGGCCGATGTATGTCGAAGACCTGCGCCAGGCGCTGGCCGTGATGGGGCAGAAGTTCGTGCAGATCTACGGCCAGGGCGAATCGCCCATGACCATCACCGCGCTGGCGCGCGAGCATCTGGCAGACGTCAGCCATCCGCGCTGGGCGCAGCGCATCGCCTCGGTGGGCGTCGCGCATTCCTGCGTGCAGCTGCGCGTGGCCGACGGCGAAGACCGCGACCTGCCCACAGGCGAGTTGGGCGAGGTGCTGGTGCGCGGCGACACCGTGATGGCCGGCTACTGGAACAACCCGGAGGCCACCAGGCAAACCCTGGGCGGCGGCTGGCTGCACACCGGCGACATCGGCAGCCTGGACGAGGACGGCTTTCTCACCCTGCGCGACCGCAGCAAGGACGTAATCATCTCCGGCGGCTCCAACATCTATCCGCGCGAGGTGGAAGAGGTGTTGCTGCTGCATCCGCGCGTTGCCGAGGTGGCGGTGGTCGGCGAGCGCGACGCCGATTGGGGCGAGATCGTCGTCGCCTTCCTCGTCGCCGAAGGCGAGCCCGTGCCCGATGCTGAATTGGACGCGCTGTGCCTGGCGCACATCGCGCGCTTCAAGCGGCCCAGGCACTACCGCTGGCTGCCCAGCCTGCCCAAGAACGCCTATGGCAAGGTGCTCAAGTCGGAGTTGCGGGCGCGGACATGGTAG
- the yjjJ gene encoding type II toxin-antitoxin system HipA family toxin YjjJ, which translates to MAADDLYRLRTTLAVRAPAAAAALADALGVSVPTLHRLLRRLPPGELVGAGKARRARYALRRPLHAGRGVLADLPVYAITTEGQAELLAPLAPLRGGGCWMPLAGSGWPVPMDARDGWWPGLPYPLYDMRPQGYMGRLLAHAEHRALGVAPDPQAWSDDEVLHVLSQRGSDTSGNWIVGDDACALWQAQRQALPPPIAPEATAAAYARLADEAVAGGVPGSSAAGEFPKFAARRSLPPGTPSGTPHVLVKFSGANAASPTVQRWSDLLVCEHLALEHAARLPGVQAATSRILQHGGRTFLELERFDRHGEHGRSPLCSMETANAALLGDASRDWTVLAARLVAHGLLASDDVQRIAHLWWFGRLIANTDMHLGNLAMRPGDGRLTLAPAYDMLPMLHAPLPGGEVPVRAFEPPLPLPPQRAVWHAAWRAARDFWQAAAGDGRISAGFRKTCAEHAGRLSAAAEHA; encoded by the coding sequence ATGGCTGCAGACGACCTCTATCGACTGCGCACCACCCTCGCCGTGCGCGCCCCGGCCGCCGCCGCTGCCCTGGCCGACGCGCTGGGCGTGAGCGTGCCCACGCTGCACCGCCTGCTGCGGCGCCTGCCGCCCGGTGAGCTGGTAGGCGCGGGCAAGGCCCGGCGCGCGCGCTACGCGCTGCGCCGCCCGCTGCATGCGGGCCGGGGCGTGCTGGCCGACTTGCCGGTGTACGCCATCACGACCGAAGGCCAGGCCGAGCTGCTGGCGCCGCTGGCCCCCTTGCGGGGCGGCGGCTGCTGGATGCCGCTGGCGGGCAGCGGCTGGCCCGTGCCCATGGATGCACGCGACGGCTGGTGGCCCGGCCTGCCCTACCCGCTGTACGACATGCGCCCGCAGGGCTACATGGGCCGCCTGCTGGCCCACGCCGAACACCGCGCCCTGGGCGTGGCGCCCGACCCGCAGGCCTGGAGCGATGACGAGGTGCTGCACGTGCTCTCGCAGCGCGGCAGCGACACCAGCGGCAACTGGATCGTCGGCGACGACGCCTGTGCGCTGTGGCAGGCCCAACGGCAGGCGCTGCCCCCGCCGATCGCCCCCGAAGCCACCGCAGCCGCCTACGCCCGACTGGCCGATGAGGCCGTGGCCGGCGGCGTACCGGGTTCCAGCGCGGCGGGTGAATTCCCCAAGTTCGCCGCACGCCGCAGCCTGCCGCCCGGCACGCCCAGCGGCACGCCACACGTGCTGGTCAAGTTCTCGGGCGCCAACGCCGCATCGCCCACCGTGCAGCGCTGGTCCGACCTGCTGGTGTGCGAACACCTGGCGCTGGAGCACGCCGCGCGCCTGCCCGGTGTGCAGGCGGCCACCAGCCGCATCCTGCAGCACGGCGGGCGCACCTTTCTGGAGCTGGAACGGTTCGATCGCCACGGCGAACACGGCCGCAGCCCGCTGTGCAGCATGGAAACCGCCAACGCCGCCCTGCTGGGCGACGCCTCGCGCGACTGGACCGTGCTGGCCGCGCGCCTCGTGGCGCACGGTTTGCTGGCGTCAGACGATGTGCAGCGCATCGCCCACCTGTGGTGGTTCGGCCGCCTGATCGCCAACACCGACATGCACCTGGGCAACCTCGCCATGCGCCCCGGAGATGGCCGCCTGACGCTGGCCCCGGCCTACGACATGCTGCCCATGCTGCACGCGCCGCTGCCGGGCGGCGAGGTGCCGGTGCGCGCGTTCGAGCCGCCGCTGCCGCTGCCACCGCAGCGGGCGGTATGGCATGCGGCATGGCGGGCGGCGCGCGATTTCTGGCAGGCGGCGGCGGGGGACGGGCGCATCAGCGCGGGGTTTCGCAAGACTTGTGCAGAGCATGCGGGGCGGCTGTCCGCTGCGGCGGAGCATGCATGA
- a CDS encoding DsbA family oxidoreductase: MAVEPVVLKLDFVSDVVCPWCAVGLHALERAAAQLEGEVALDWHFQPFELNPGMPPEGQDLQEHLSEKYGSTPEQQAQMRAAITARGAEVGFEFHLERRLRTWNTFDAHRLLHWQGEEGAPGGQRALKHALLKAYFTHGENPSEPALLLRLVAELGMDQQRARAILAGDTYASAVREREAHYRQLGIQSVPSVVLNDRHLIQGGQPPEVFAQALRQVAASA; the protein is encoded by the coding sequence ATGGCCGTCGAACCCGTGGTGTTGAAGCTGGACTTCGTCTCGGACGTGGTTTGCCCCTGGTGCGCCGTGGGCTTGCACGCGCTCGAGCGCGCGGCGGCGCAGCTCGAGGGCGAAGTGGCGCTGGACTGGCACTTCCAGCCCTTCGAGCTCAACCCCGGCATGCCCCCCGAGGGGCAGGACCTGCAGGAGCATCTGAGCGAAAAATACGGCTCCACGCCCGAGCAGCAGGCGCAGATGCGCGCCGCCATCACCGCGCGCGGGGCAGAGGTGGGCTTCGAGTTTCATCTGGAGCGGCGCCTGCGCACCTGGAACACTTTCGATGCGCACCGGCTGCTGCACTGGCAGGGCGAAGAGGGCGCGCCCGGCGGCCAGCGCGCGCTCAAGCATGCGCTGCTCAAGGCCTATTTCACCCATGGAGAAAACCCCTCGGAACCCGCGCTGCTGCTGCGCCTGGTGGCCGAGCTCGGCATGGACCAGCAGCGCGCACGCGCCATTCTTGCGGGCGACACCTACGCCAGCGCGGTGCGCGAGCGCGAAGCCCACTACCGCCAGCTCGGCATTCAGTCGGTGCCTTCGGTGGTCCTCAACGACCGCCACCTGATCCAGGGCGGCCAGCCGCCAGAGGTGTTCGCCCAGGCGCTGCGCCAGGTGGCCGCAAGCGCTTGA
- the ruvC gene encoding crossover junction endodeoxyribonuclease RuvC produces the protein MTRILGIDPGLQTTGFGVVQADGQRLSYVASGTIRTTRRGGSDLALGDLPGRLRLLFDGISEVAERYAPDCAAIEIIFVNVNPQSTLLLGQARGAALTALVHAQLPVAEYTALQMKKAVVGHGRAAKSQVQEMVRRLLCLPGLPGTDAADALGLAITHAHAGAAMARVGEVATLHRRQHAMYKGGRSY, from the coding sequence ATGACGCGCATCCTCGGCATAGACCCCGGCCTGCAGACCACCGGCTTCGGCGTGGTGCAAGCCGATGGCCAGCGCCTGAGCTACGTGGCCAGCGGCACCATACGCACGACGCGCCGCGGCGGCTCGGACCTGGCGCTGGGCGACCTGCCCGGGCGCCTGCGCCTGCTGTTTGACGGCATCTCGGAAGTGGCCGAGCGTTATGCGCCGGACTGCGCCGCCATCGAGATCATCTTCGTCAACGTCAATCCGCAATCGACGCTGCTGCTGGGCCAGGCGCGCGGCGCGGCGCTCACCGCGCTGGTGCATGCGCAGTTGCCGGTGGCCGAATACACCGCGCTGCAGATGAAGAAGGCCGTAGTCGGCCACGGGCGCGCGGCCAAGTCCCAGGTGCAGGAGATGGTGCGCCGACTGCTCTGTCTGCCCGGCCTGCCCGGCACCGACGCGGCCGACGCGCTGGGCCTTGCGATCACCCACGCGCACGCGGGCGCCGCCATGGCGCGCGTGGGCGAGGTCGCTACCCTGCACCGGCGCCAGCATGCGATGTACAAGGGCGGGCGCAGCTATTGA
- a CDS encoding DUF262 domain-containing protein, whose translation MLSKEIEVSQRLVRTDAYQMSVGEIVNMYKDREIVIDPDFQRLFRWEASQKSKLIESILLGIPLPPIFVFERETAKWELIDGLQRLSTILEFMGLLRGPEGDILPPSYLEATKYLPSLRNTVWESSEAIPDLPIDEQAPLDKTAQLSIRRARIGVEILKRPSDNKTKFDLFQRLNSGGTPANPQELRNCVIIMVNAGYFAFLKELATSPAFRTAISLTDEQEERQKHLEYLCRFLCHVYVPYDDKLDVEEYVDEGMQTLAVEAEVVESRACFEFTFNVLNEAFGTDALRRQTNGQAGGRVGLVALECIAVGVAKNYAGVRTLPDPVTFVRQRISDLWKSNEVTTLHVSGLRGTLRISRSVPLGAKWFKP comes from the coding sequence ATGCTCAGTAAAGAGATTGAAGTCTCCCAGCGGCTAGTGCGAACCGACGCATATCAGATGTCGGTTGGTGAGATCGTGAATATGTATAAGGATCGCGAGATCGTCATCGACCCTGACTTCCAGCGCCTCTTTCGCTGGGAGGCAAGTCAGAAGTCAAAACTGATCGAGTCGATTCTTCTAGGCATTCCTTTGCCACCAATCTTCGTCTTCGAACGCGAAACCGCGAAATGGGAACTGATAGACGGTCTACAGAGACTATCGACAATACTTGAATTCATGGGACTCCTTCGCGGCCCTGAGGGTGACATTCTCCCGCCGTCTTATTTAGAAGCCACGAAATATCTTCCATCCTTACGAAATACCGTTTGGGAGTCATCGGAAGCCATTCCGGATCTACCTATCGACGAGCAAGCGCCACTCGACAAGACAGCTCAGCTCAGTATACGGAGAGCTCGCATTGGAGTTGAAATTCTCAAAAGACCCAGTGATAACAAGACAAAGTTCGATCTGTTCCAACGCTTGAATTCAGGAGGCACACCAGCTAATCCTCAAGAGCTACGCAACTGTGTGATCATCATGGTGAATGCGGGTTACTTCGCGTTTCTCAAGGAACTCGCCACGTCACCGGCCTTTCGGACAGCAATTTCATTAACGGACGAACAGGAAGAACGCCAAAAACACCTAGAGTATCTTTGCCGTTTCCTGTGCCATGTGTACGTTCCGTACGACGACAAGTTGGACGTTGAAGAGTACGTCGATGAAGGAATGCAGACTCTCGCCGTGGAGGCCGAAGTGGTGGAGTCACGTGCCTGCTTCGAGTTCACATTTAACGTACTCAATGAAGCTTTTGGAACAGACGCGTTGCGCCGCCAAACCAATGGACAAGCTGGTGGCCGAGTCGGGCTCGTGGCGCTTGAGTGCATTGCTGTGGGAGTAGCCAAGAACTACGCTGGCGTTCGCACGCTCCCTGATCCAGTGACCTTTGTTCGGCAGCGGATTTCAGATCTTTGGAAATCTAATGAAGTGACCACTCTGCACGTATCTGGGCTACGTGGAACGCTTCGTATATCTAGAAGCGTCCCGTTGGGGGCAAAGTGGTTCAAGCCGTGA
- a CDS encoding MAE_28990/MAE_18760 family HEPN-like nuclease, which produces MSKARTESDLSAQLDADFTSRLRELSDLKRTIRDADPNAQQVLLKALVTISYAHWEGHVKFAASKYFEYVALRRLTYISLQQQFYVNSFLVRLGAFVANRPSLKTRCDLISEALNPGNACFSQVHPELVNTGSNLKFEILQNICLVCGIDCAIFQPYETFIDLVLLRRRNSIAHGDESVVDVHEVDELIDGVVELMRLFRNQVENKVYTQAYLASSRGR; this is translated from the coding sequence GTGAGCAAGGCGAGAACCGAGTCAGATCTTTCGGCGCAGCTCGACGCCGACTTTACGTCCCGCCTTCGGGAGTTGTCTGATCTCAAGCGCACTATCCGAGACGCTGACCCAAATGCTCAGCAAGTCCTTTTGAAAGCGCTCGTTACCATCTCCTATGCGCACTGGGAGGGCCATGTCAAGTTCGCTGCGTCGAAATACTTCGAGTATGTGGCGCTGCGCCGCCTGACGTATATATCCCTGCAGCAGCAGTTCTACGTGAACTCGTTCTTGGTTCGGCTAGGCGCGTTTGTTGCGAACCGCCCGAGTCTTAAGACTCGCTGTGACCTAATCTCTGAGGCGCTCAATCCTGGAAACGCATGCTTCTCACAGGTGCACCCGGAATTAGTCAACACTGGTTCTAATTTGAAGTTTGAGATCCTTCAGAACATCTGTCTGGTCTGCGGCATAGATTGCGCCATCTTCCAGCCCTACGAGACATTCATTGATCTCGTTCTATTGAGGCGGCGCAACTCGATCGCCCACGGAGATGAGTCAGTTGTCGATGTTCATGAGGTCGATGAATTAATCGACGGCGTAGTCGAGTTGATGCGACTCTTCAGAAACCAGGTCGAGAACAAAGTGTATACACAGGCATATCTTGCATCGTCGCGTGGAAGGTGA
- a CDS encoding bifunctional diguanylate cyclase/phosphodiesterase: MPDWFNTRKLAAAQARLQTQDEQLRVAEVIFHTTQAIMVTDARARIQRVNAAFCQLMGYGEEEVLGKTPKLFRSNHHDQAFYAAMLDSIGRTGQWAGEIWGRRKSGEVFPKWMTITSVREGDGQVSHMVASYTDLSQQKRAQEEIHRLAFYDVLTGLANRALLHEMLREAGRQAAEHQHHAALLLLDWDDFRSLNDSLGLPQGDALLRLLGERIGACLDGGTASLARPGGDEFAIVLHTACKHREQAAALAEATGQRILQALGQPCQIGGTDYQGSASMGIVLFADQAQQPEALLKQAELAMYQAKQTNRGSLHFFDSQLELAITERMRTERELRAGIAADELRLHYQPQVALHGGLLSVLGAEALVRWQHPERGLLAPGHFIALAEETGLIVPLGSWVLRAACLQLAAWKGRALFSDLVLAVNVSAAQFLQPGFTQEVLDLLTRTGAPPDRLKLELTESLLVQDADAVIATMRALQTHGIQFSLDDFGTGYSSLAYLKRLPLQQLKIDQSFVRDIETDANDAAIARSITALARGLGLAVIAEGVETAAQRDLLAAMGCASFQGYHYSRPLPLADFEAWCLRQTGAAA, encoded by the coding sequence ATGCCAGACTGGTTCAACACCCGAAAACTTGCTGCCGCACAGGCACGCCTGCAAACGCAGGACGAACAGCTGCGCGTGGCCGAGGTGATCTTTCACACCACCCAGGCCATCATGGTGACGGATGCGCGCGCGCGCATCCAGCGCGTGAACGCGGCCTTCTGCCAGCTCATGGGTTACGGCGAAGAAGAGGTGCTGGGCAAGACGCCCAAGCTGTTTCGCTCCAACCACCACGACCAGGCTTTCTATGCGGCGATGCTGGACTCCATCGGACGCACCGGCCAGTGGGCGGGCGAGATCTGGGGCCGGCGCAAGAGCGGCGAGGTCTTTCCCAAGTGGATGACCATCACCTCCGTGCGCGAAGGCGATGGCCAAGTGAGCCACATGGTAGCGAGCTACACCGACTTGTCGCAGCAGAAGCGTGCGCAGGAAGAAATTCACCGCCTGGCCTTCTACGATGTGCTCACCGGCCTGGCCAACCGCGCGCTGCTGCACGAGATGCTCAGGGAGGCCGGGCGCCAGGCGGCCGAGCACCAGCACCACGCGGCGCTGCTGCTGCTGGACTGGGACGATTTCCGATCGCTCAACGACAGCCTGGGCCTGCCCCAGGGCGATGCGCTCTTGCGCCTGCTGGGCGAGCGCATAGGCGCTTGCCTGGACGGGGGCACGGCCAGCCTGGCACGCCCCGGCGGAGATGAATTTGCCATCGTGCTGCACACCGCCTGCAAGCACCGCGAACAGGCCGCCGCGCTGGCCGAGGCCACGGGCCAGCGCATCCTGCAGGCGCTCGGCCAACCTTGCCAGATCGGCGGCACCGACTACCAGGGCAGCGCCAGCATGGGCATCGTGCTGTTTGCCGACCAGGCGCAGCAGCCTGAAGCCCTGCTCAAACAGGCCGAGCTGGCGATGTACCAGGCCAAGCAAACCAACCGGGGCAGCCTGCACTTCTTTGACAGCCAACTGGAGCTGGCCATCACCGAGCGCATGCGCACCGAGCGCGAGCTGCGCGCCGGCATTGCCGCAGATGAGCTGCGCCTGCATTACCAGCCCCAGGTGGCACTGCACGGCGGTCTGCTCAGCGTGCTCGGCGCCGAAGCCCTGGTGCGCTGGCAACACCCCGAGCGCGGGCTGCTGGCGCCCGGGCACTTCATTGCGCTGGCCGAAGAAACCGGCCTCATCGTGCCCCTGGGCAGCTGGGTGCTGCGCGCGGCCTGCCTGCAGCTGGCGGCATGGAAGGGCCGCGCGCTGTTCAGTGACCTGGTGCTGGCGGTGAACGTGAGCGCGGCGCAATTCCTGCAGCCGGGCTTTACGCAGGAGGTGCTGGATCTGCTCACCCGCACCGGCGCGCCGCCCGATCGCCTGAAGCTGGAGCTGACCGAAAGCCTGCTGGTGCAGGACGCCGATGCCGTCATCGCCACCATGCGGGCGCTGCAGACGCACGGCATCCAGTTTTCGCTCGACGACTTCGGCACCGGCTATTCCTCGCTGGCCTACCTCAAGCGCCTGCCGCTGCAGCAGCTCAAGATCGACCAGAGCTTCGTGCGCGACATCGAGACCGACGCCAACGACGCCGCGATTGCCCGCTCCATCACCGCACTGGCCCGGGGCCTGGGCCTGGCGGTGATCGCCGAGGGCGTGGAAACCGCCGCCCAGCGCGACCTGCTCGCGGCGATGGGCTGCGCCAGCTTTCAGGGCTACCACTACAGCCGCCCGCTGCCGCTCGCCGACTTCGAGGCCTGGTGCCTGCGGCAGACGGGCGCGGCCGCCTGA